The genomic segment ATTATCTTAAGTTCGACCTCGCCGAGTTTTGCGTATATCCCTACTGTAGTGGGAGGTTTCAACGCGAGAAGGTCTTTTACTTTACCGTTCACCTGTGATTCGGCGCCCCCAACTATTTTTATGGTCCGCGACCTTATGACCCATGGCGCGCCGGATATCTTCTTTACATAAGGAATGATATCGTCTTCGACGAGGCGGTTCAATTCCCTCGGCGGCCCGGGAAGGCATATTATAACTTTGCCTTTATAGTCCGCGATCAATGCGGGAGCGCTGCCGACCTTGTTCCTTATCCACTTTATACCTTCCGGAATGTACGCCTGCCTCATGCTTTCCTGCGGCACCTTTATGCGCCGTAATTTAAAATAGTCTTTCAGGTCCTTCAGGATCGTTTTATTAAGGATGAGCTTTTTATGCAGTAGGGAAGCTATTGTTTCTATGGTTACGTCGTCAACAGTAGGGCCGAGCCCGCCTGTTGTTATTATGATATCGGACCGGGAAGCGGCTTTATTGATCGATTCGGCTATGCGTTTAGGATTGTCTCCGACGACAGACTGGTGGTAGACGTCAATGCCTATTTCGGCGAGCTTTTGAGAGATAAATGCGGTGTTAGTGTTTACGATGTGCCCGAGGAGCAGTTCTGTGCCAATCGATATGATCTCGGCGTTCATGGGTCTTATTATATAAGGGCAAAGGACGAGGCGCAAGAAAAAAAGAAAATAATTGCAAGAATTTTGCCGATT from the Candidatus Omnitrophota bacterium genome contains:
- a CDS encoding competence/damage-inducible protein A, whose amino-acid sequence is MNAEIISIGTELLLGHIVNTNTAFISQKLAEIGIDVYHQSVVGDNPKRIAESINKAASRSDIIITTGGLGPTVDDVTIETIASLLHKKLILNKTILKDLKDYFKLRRIKVPQESMRQAYIPEGIKWIRNKVGSAPALIADYKGKVIICLPGPPRELNRLVEDDIIPYVKKISGAPWVIRSRTIKIVGGAESQVNGKVKDLLALKPPTTVGIYAKLGEVELKIMTKDKSAVHAARSIARVENKIRARLKDQIFGCDDETIEGSVARLLTGKRMTIAVAESCTGGLVSDRLTDVPGSSKYFIMGLAAYSNDIKVNLLGVSPAAIQKYGAVSKIVAFQMAKGARFLACTDIGIGITGLAGPGGGTRSKPVGLVYIALVSGKKSIVKECRFSGSRKEIKFQASQAVLDLVRRQL